A single Methanocalculus alkaliphilus DNA region contains:
- a CDS encoding ATP-dependent DNA helicase has product MSDINDWFPYPTYRPNQEEMLSAAAGTARQGGVLLIDAPTGSGKSSVVSALLAESGGKTILVAVRTISQLNIFIRELELIRKKKKAGLKFTYLIGKRGMCPLGGLGDVYRRCEGVKAFTHALMRERAVKGSLVPAQDPEIIKQIKRQDRDNPLICPYFVKSRVFLEGDEGLRLVPSQEIRKRAEKAASSVVNPEDLHKYAGALCPYDMMITSAKNADVVIINYHHLFNDDIREQLLVSLNVEPKDLIILVDEAHNVGDVVQGIQSISLDERDIQQASHELSSLKTQVKGVEAVRHVLPRIRDFMDGLRRSTEIEDWFDPAIFDRILTKGSLYPSMAAIVEDIIAISDAIREKSLQNADYRESAIERLCEFLFRIHCSATDPAYLTLFRKDDESIILEVRNIDPAGKLQEIATEHHALLFISGTLSPLESFRQYYFADLPVITLSIPNAFPKKNRLLLASEDITTAYRMRQDRGNIDRTVRMITAFSGHPGNLAVYFPSYQIMTDYAARCRQMKKKVFIEPREASEANELLAEFLSLPKKKKSGILFAVCGGKWSEGLDYRGDLLAGAMVVGLPLAPYTQVRAMAIQYFKRKFGKEGEFIAYTLPAINKATQALGRVLRTPEDHGLLILGDSRFLEEDVKAGLPPWIQQEMKPVTADTAEGIITRWR; this is encoded by the coding sequence ATGAGTGATATTAACGACTGGTTTCCCTATCCGACGTACCGTCCCAATCAGGAGGAGATGCTCAGCGCCGCTGCGGGGACCGCACGCCAGGGTGGGGTCCTCTTAATCGATGCACCGACTGGAAGTGGCAAATCGAGTGTCGTCTCCGCACTCCTTGCCGAATCGGGTGGAAAGACGATCCTTGTCGCCGTCAGGACGATCAGCCAGCTGAATATCTTCATCAGGGAGCTTGAACTGATCCGAAAGAAGAAGAAGGCGGGCCTGAAGTTCACCTACTTAATTGGAAAGAGGGGGATGTGCCCGCTCGGCGGCCTCGGGGATGTCTACCGGCGCTGCGAAGGGGTGAAGGCATTTACCCATGCACTGATGCGTGAACGGGCGGTGAAAGGCTCCCTTGTGCCGGCACAGGATCCCGAGATCATCAAACAGATCAAGCGGCAGGATCGGGACAATCCCCTCATCTGCCCCTACTTTGTGAAGAGCCGGGTCTTCCTTGAGGGGGATGAGGGGCTCAGGCTCGTCCCGTCCCAGGAGATCAGAAAGAGGGCAGAGAAGGCCGCAAGCTCTGTGGTGAACCCCGAAGATCTCCATAAGTATGCAGGGGCCCTCTGCCCGTATGATATGATGATCACCTCGGCAAAGAACGCCGATGTCGTCATTATAAACTATCATCATCTCTTCAACGATGATATCAGGGAACAGCTCCTCGTCTCACTAAATGTCGAGCCAAAAGACCTGATCATCCTCGTTGATGAGGCGCATAATGTCGGGGATGTCGTCCAGGGGATCCAGAGTATCTCACTGGATGAACGCGACATCCAGCAGGCCTCCCATGAACTCTCATCACTGAAGACGCAGGTGAAGGGGGTGGAGGCGGTCCGGCATGTTCTCCCGAGGATCCGTGACTTTATGGACGGACTCCGCCGCTCCACCGAGATCGAGGACTGGTTCGATCCTGCCATCTTTGACCGGATACTGACCAAAGGCTCCCTCTACCCTTCGATGGCCGCGATTGTTGAGGATATCATCGCCATCAGCGATGCCATCCGCGAGAAGAGCCTCCAGAATGCAGACTATCGGGAGTCTGCCATCGAGCGGCTCTGCGAGTTCCTCTTCCGGATACACTGCTCGGCGACCGATCCCGCCTACCTGACCCTCTTCAGGAAGGACGATGAATCGATCATCCTTGAGGTGAGGAATATTGATCCGGCAGGAAAGCTCCAGGAGATCGCAACCGAACACCATGCCCTCCTCTTCATCAGCGGAACACTCTCCCCGCTTGAGAGTTTCAGGCAGTATTACTTTGCGGATCTTCCAGTCATTACCCTCTCGATCCCAAACGCCTTCCCAAAGAAGAACCGGCTTCTCCTTGCATCCGAGGATATCACGACCGCCTACCGGATGCGGCAGGATAGGGGGAATATCGACCGGACCGTCAGGATGATCACCGCATTTTCAGGCCATCCCGGCAATCTCGCCGTCTACTTCCCCTCATACCAGATCATGACCGACTACGCCGCCCGCTGCAGGCAGATGAAGAAGAAGGTCTTCATCGAGCCGCGTGAGGCATCCGAGGCGAACGAACTGCTGGCAGAGTTCCTCAGCCTCCCGAAGAAGAAGAAGTCCGGGATACTCTTTGCCGTATGCGGCGGCAAGTGGAGCGAGGGGCTTGATTACCGGGGCGATCTCCTGGCAGGCGCGATGGTCGTCGGCCTCCCGCTCGCCCCGTATACCCAGGTCCGGGCGATGGCGATCCAGTACTTCAAACGGAAGTTCGGAAAGGAAGGAGAGTTCATCGCCTATACCCTCCCCGCCATCAATAAGGCGACGCAGGCACTCGGGAGGGTGCTCCGGACACCGGAGGATCATGGCCTCCTCATCCTTGGAGACAGCCGGTTTCTGGAAGAAGATGTAAAGGCAGGACTCCCGCCATGGATACAGCAGGAGATGAAGCCGGTGACGGCAGATACTGCGGAGGGGATCATTACACGATGGCGATAA
- a CDS encoding methylated-DNA--[protein]-cysteine S-methyltransferase: MAIREGSGRFGLWPVSVAWDGTSIHRVWFGGSGGTDPIPQEITGYLAGRRTDLSHFSSPAEEGDGVSARIYRIVREIPYGETRTYGEVAASAGTHARVVGGALSRNPTPIIIPCHRVVGKKDIGGFTPERAIKRELLDLEARAVRKGSLNSRQS, translated from the coding sequence ATGGCGATAAGAGAGGGGAGCGGACGGTTCGGCCTCTGGCCGGTATCGGTTGCCTGGGATGGAACCTCTATTCACCGGGTCTGGTTTGGAGGATCCGGCGGGACGGACCCGATACCGCAGGAGATCACCGGATACCTCGCCGGCAGAAGGACGGATCTCTCCCACTTCTCCTCCCCGGCAGAGGAGGGGGACGGGGTCTCTGCCCGGATCTACCGGATCGTCAGGGAGATCCCGTACGGGGAGACGAGGACATACGGGGAGGTCGCAGCATCTGCCGGGACGCATGCCCGTGTCGTCGGGGGGGCTCTCTCGAGGAACCCGACCCCCATCATCATCCCCTGCCACCGGGTCGTCGGCAAAAAGGATATCGGCGGGTTTACCCCTGAGAGAGCGATAAAAAGAGAGCTTCTCGATCTCGAGGCACGGGCGGTACGAAAAGGCAGCCTTAACAGCAGGCAGTCCTAA
- the mobA gene encoding molybdenum cofactor guanylyltransferase, which produces MREGRTALILVGGEARRSGGKEKYFFSYKGRSFISHLVETLSTVVDEIIIVARDSDQCQRFLDIPGIKTVADDIRGIGPLGGVGAGVGAASHDQIFITACDMPCIRSDIVRYLFDELHDAEAAVPCWSEDMFEPLHAVYRREPLLHYLASPSSHSLRAMVRGLHTRFVPVDKLRAIDPDLVTFTNINDLTELEAINGSLS; this is translated from the coding sequence ATGCGAGAGGGGAGAACGGCTCTGATCCTCGTCGGGGGCGAGGCCCGGCGATCAGGGGGGAAGGAGAAGTACTTCTTCAGTTACAAAGGGAGATCCTTCATCTCCCATCTTGTCGAGACGCTCTCAACGGTCGTCGATGAGATCATCATCGTCGCCCGGGACAGCGATCAATGTCAGCGCTTCTTGGATATCCCGGGCATCAAAACCGTTGCCGATGATATTCGGGGGATCGGCCCTCTCGGCGGGGTCGGAGCCGGAGTTGGGGCGGCGAGCCATGATCAGATCTTTATCACCGCCTGCGATATGCCCTGTATCAGATCTGATATTGTCAGATACCTTTTTGATGAACTCCATGATGCGGAGGCGGCAGTCCCATGCTGGAGTGAGGATATGTTTGAGCCGCTACATGCCGTCTATCGAAGAGAACCTCTCCTGCACTACCTGGCCTCACCATCATCCCACTCTCTCCGTGCGATGGTGAGGGGGCTGCATACCCGGTTCGTCCCGGTGGATAAGCTCCGGGCAATCGACCCGGATCTCGTCACCTTCACAAATATCAACGATCTCACCGAGCTTGAGGCGATCAACGGCTCCCTCTCCTGA
- a CDS encoding dihydroorotate dehydrogenase electron transfer subunit: MHDGMPVVVTVTGVIDETPTIRTIRFDHPFTIRPGQFCMVWVPGVDEVPMGFSSPDTITVQRVGEATAALTSFAVGDKLGIRGPFGNGFSPEGRVLAIAGGVGVAPLLPLAEAGVVETFILGARTAAELTFATPLAACADLRIATDDGTAGYHGFVTGIIDEEIDLSSYDTICVCGPEMMMKGILDRLIAAGIAGRGQFSLHRYMKCGVGVCGSCSIDPAGLRVCKDGPVFTGDQILDSEFGVYSRDASGRRKRP; encoded by the coding sequence ATGCATGACGGGATGCCGGTTGTGGTGACGGTGACCGGGGTCATCGACGAGACCCCGACGATCCGGACGATCCGGTTCGATCACCCCTTTACTATCCGGCCGGGCCAGTTCTGCATGGTCTGGGTGCCGGGGGTCGATGAGGTCCCGATGGGGTTCTCATCCCCGGATACCATCACCGTCCAGCGGGTTGGTGAGGCGACCGCCGCCCTCACCTCGTTTGCGGTCGGCGACAAGCTTGGGATCCGGGGACCCTTCGGCAACGGCTTCTCACCAGAGGGGCGGGTCCTTGCCATCGCCGGCGGTGTTGGTGTCGCCCCGCTCCTTCCCCTCGCAGAGGCAGGGGTGGTTGAAACCTTCATCCTTGGTGCACGGACCGCAGCGGAACTCACCTTCGCCACCCCTCTTGCCGCCTGTGCGGATCTCAGGATAGCAACCGATGACGGAACCGCCGGGTATCATGGCTTTGTCACCGGGATCATTGACGAGGAGATCGATCTCTCCTCCTATGATACCATCTGCGTCTGCGGACCCGAGATGATGATGAAAGGGATCCTTGATCGGCTTATAGCAGCAGGGATTGCAGGTCGTGGCCAGTTCTCGCTGCACCGGTACATGAAGTGTGGTGTCGGGGTCTGTGGATCCTGCTCCATCGATCCGGCGGGGCTCCGGGTATGCAAGGACGGCCCTGTCTTCACCGGAGATCAGATTCTTGACTCGGAGTTCGGGGTCTACTCACGGGATGCGAGCGGAAGAAGAAAGAGGCCCTGA
- a CDS encoding dihydroorotate dehydrogenase, which yields MITLQKGPVDIGGITLHNHLILAAGVLGTTGASLGRMLGSGAGGVVTKSIGPEPKEGHPGPCLIPLNGGLLNAMGLPNPSREYIDEITHLRDDPVIISIFGGTPQEFGEVASWFADTAVGFELNLSCPHAEGYGAAIGADPAIVRACTEEVAAYGLPTWVKLTPNVTDIGAIGRAAEEGGASAIVAVNTVRGMRISIDLRRPVLGNRFGGISGPMIFPIALRCVYDLYNACSLPIIGCGGIGSAEDVIEMMMAGASAVQIGSAVYDDITIFEQIADSLYGDDGLPADEIVGCAHA from the coding sequence ATGATCACGCTTCAGAAAGGTCCCGTCGATATCGGCGGGATCACCCTTCATAACCATCTCATCCTTGCAGCCGGGGTACTCGGGACGACCGGGGCATCACTTGGGCGGATGCTTGGGTCCGGTGCCGGGGGAGTCGTCACCAAGTCGATCGGCCCGGAACCAAAGGAGGGGCATCCCGGCCCCTGCCTCATCCCGCTCAACGGCGGCCTCCTCAATGCGATGGGCCTTCCAAACCCCTCCAGGGAGTACATCGATGAGATCACCCATCTCCGGGATGACCCCGTCATCATCAGCATCTTCGGCGGCACCCCGCAGGAGTTCGGTGAGGTTGCATCCTGGTTTGCGGATACCGCGGTTGGATTTGAACTGAACCTCTCCTGCCCGCATGCCGAGGGGTACGGCGCCGCCATCGGTGCGGACCCCGCTATTGTCAGGGCATGTACCGAGGAGGTGGCGGCTTACGGCCTCCCGACGTGGGTGAAACTGACGCCAAATGTCACCGATATCGGCGCCATCGGCCGTGCCGCAGAAGAGGGCGGAGCATCGGCCATCGTTGCTGTCAATACGGTCAGGGGGATGCGGATATCGATCGATCTCCGGCGCCCCGTCCTTGGGAACCGGTTCGGCGGCATCTCCGGCCCGATGATCTTCCCCATCGCGCTCCGCTGCGTCTATGATCTCTATAACGCCTGCTCGCTCCCGATCATCGGCTGCGGCGGCATCGGTTCGGCAGAGGATGTCATCGAGATGATGATGGCAGGCGCCTCTGCTGTCCAGATAGGAAGTGCCGTCTACGATGATATCACCATCTTTGAGCAGATCGCAGACTCGCTGTACGGGGATGACGGCCTTCCCGCAGATGAGATTGTGGGGTGCGCCCATGCATGA
- a CDS encoding malate dehydrogenase: MTSLAVLGVGRIGGECAFAASALGIIDELILADVYEPLLRAQTLDLSHTPLDIPITTDRSRIREADLCIFAAGSPRNPSVKTRADLFDANLPVAEACMKHLDGFTGTLIVVSNPMDVFTYYFQKELGIPRERCIGFGGQLDSRRFEVALRSRGIQGDGWVIGEHGEHQVPLFSKIGIPVPDTEREAILTELRGASMAVIQGKGGTAFGPALHITDLTRMLTGEKDATITCSLALDGEYGFSGCAMGVPARISRNGAEVIGDWELDAWEEEQLQQAGGFLQSLCRRLDA, translated from the coding sequence ATGACGAGTCTCGCAGTGCTTGGTGTTGGCCGTATCGGGGGAGAATGTGCCTTTGCGGCATCTGCTCTTGGGATCATTGACGAACTGATCCTCGCAGATGTCTATGAGCCGCTCCTCCGCGCCCAGACCCTCGATCTCTCCCACACCCCACTGGATATACCGATCACAACCGACCGCTCCCGTATCAGGGAGGCTGATCTCTGCATCTTTGCGGCGGGCTCGCCCAGAAACCCGTCGGTGAAGACCAGGGCAGATCTCTTCGACGCCAACCTGCCGGTGGCAGAGGCCTGTATGAAGCACCTTGATGGCTTCACCGGGACGCTCATCGTCGTCTCCAATCCGATGGACGTCTTCACCTACTACTTCCAGAAAGAACTCGGGATCCCGCGGGAGCGGTGCATCGGATTTGGCGGACAGCTCGACTCCCGGAGGTTTGAGGTCGCACTCCGGAGCCGGGGAATCCAAGGAGACGGATGGGTGATCGGGGAGCATGGGGAACACCAGGTCCCCCTCTTCTCAAAGATAGGGATCCCTGTTCCAGATACTGAACGAGAGGCGATCCTCACAGAACTCCGGGGAGCAAGCATGGCTGTCATTCAGGGGAAAGGGGGGACGGCCTTTGGACCTGCGCTGCATATCACCGATCTCACCAGGATGCTCACCGGGGAGAAGGATGCGACGATCACCTGCTCGCTTGCCCTTGATGGTGAATACGGCTTCTCCGGATGCGCAATGGGGGTGCCTGCCCGGATCTCCCGAAACGGCGCAGAGGTGATCGGAGACTGGGAACTGGATGCATGGGAGGAGGAACAGCTCCAGCAGGCAGGCGGGTTCCTGCAGTCCCTCTGCCGGAGGCTTGATGCCTGA
- a CDS encoding DNA-directed DNA polymerase, producing MPDHEIAVIQVEYSTAPGGPLIHIFGRDWDRNPVAVEVSGFRPYFYVPVDEARREHPDTIEVSDIRSETIKGEEVVRLYTARPTDVREVRERYHHYEADIPFATRFMIDCGVTGGVIVPGTTVDYREVRPAAVDAPARVCFLDIECDDSDGFPEAEKQPLFCITCHDSFDQRYTTFLVSSGDAETDHRREMANGGYPNGCFTEGMHTICSYPDERSMLAAFISHIRDTNPDIISGWNVLDFDVPYIMKRISVLGLDPTDLSRLPGHTERNAIRGRVIFDLLQAYKKMQGSQKESYRLDAIAEEELGERKVRYTGTVYDLWKKDPVKLIEYNYKDVELCVGIDEKNTIIRFYQEIARYVGCPLDRTLNSSNVIDIFILRKAAGQFVLPSKGNAVADEFEGATVFAPASGLRENVIVLDLKSLYPMAMMTLNASPETKDPKGEIRAPNGIRFKRSPDGLTRSIISELLLERDEKKRIRNTHPYGSDEYILYDLQQNVLKVIMNTYYGVSGYSRFRLYDREIGSAVTSVGRAIIQHTRDVIAGMGYLVLYGDTDSCFVQLPESDMATTDRIAREIEDALNISFGSFSREVLGAETHYFSIKFEKVYRRFFQAGKKKRYAGHLVWKEGADVDQIDIVGFEMRRSDSPQITKIVQRTVIEMILRGEGFDAVKEYLGEVIRHYRAGRCSLEDAGIPGGIGKHLDDYDTRDAQIRGAIYSNTYLKTDFKKGSKPKRVYIRNVTSTYPKTDVLCFEYADQVPPEFVIDWETMLEKTVKGPISRILEGLGWEWSDIDPSNTTLAMFGIS from the coding sequence ATGCCTGACCACGAGATCGCCGTCATCCAGGTCGAGTACAGTACTGCACCTGGCGGTCCCCTGATCCATATCTTCGGGCGGGATTGGGACAGGAACCCTGTTGCCGTCGAGGTGAGCGGGTTCCGGCCGTACTTCTATGTGCCGGTCGATGAGGCACGCCGGGAACACCCTGATACCATCGAGGTTTCGGATATCAGGTCAGAGACGATCAAGGGGGAGGAGGTTGTACGCCTCTACACCGCCCGCCCAACAGATGTCCGTGAGGTCCGTGAGCGGTACCACCATTATGAGGCGGACATCCCCTTTGCCACCCGGTTCATGATCGACTGCGGGGTGACGGGGGGGGTGATCGTCCCGGGTACAACCGTTGATTACAGGGAGGTACGGCCTGCCGCAGTCGATGCCCCGGCCCGTGTCTGCTTCCTTGATATTGAGTGTGATGACTCGGATGGCTTCCCCGAGGCTGAGAAGCAGCCACTCTTCTGCATCACCTGCCACGACTCCTTTGATCAGAGGTACACCACCTTCCTCGTCTCATCCGGGGATGCGGAGACGGATCACCGGAGAGAGATGGCAAACGGTGGGTATCCAAACGGCTGCTTCACCGAGGGGATGCATACCATCTGCTCATATCCGGATGAGCGGTCGATGCTCGCCGCCTTCATCTCCCATATCCGGGATACAAATCCTGATATCATCAGCGGCTGGAATGTCCTCGACTTCGATGTTCCGTATATCATGAAACGGATCTCGGTCCTCGGCCTCGATCCAACGGATCTCTCACGCCTCCCCGGCCATACTGAGCGAAACGCCATCCGGGGGAGGGTCATCTTCGACCTCCTCCAGGCATACAAGAAGATGCAGGGGTCGCAGAAGGAGTCATACCGGCTCGATGCAATCGCAGAGGAGGAGCTGGGTGAACGCAAGGTCAGGTACACCGGGACGGTCTATGATCTCTGGAAGAAGGATCCGGTCAAGCTGATCGAGTACAATTATAAGGATGTCGAGCTCTGCGTCGGGATCGATGAGAAGAATACCATCATCCGGTTCTACCAGGAGATCGCACGGTATGTCGGCTGCCCCCTTGACCGGACACTCAACTCCTCAAATGTCATCGATATCTTCATCCTGAGGAAGGCGGCCGGCCAGTTCGTACTGCCATCGAAGGGAAACGCGGTTGCTGACGAGTTTGAGGGTGCGACGGTCTTTGCCCCCGCAAGCGGGCTTCGGGAGAATGTCATCGTCCTTGATCTGAAGTCCCTGTACCCGATGGCGATGATGACCCTCAACGCCTCCCCGGAGACGAAGGATCCAAAGGGGGAGATCCGGGCGCCAAACGGGATCCGGTTCAAACGATCCCCGGACGGCCTGACCCGGAGTATCATCTCCGAGCTGCTTCTGGAACGGGATGAGAAGAAGAGGATCAGAAATACTCATCCCTATGGCTCTGATGAGTATATCCTCTATGATCTCCAGCAGAATGTCCTGAAGGTGATCATGAACACCTACTATGGTGTCTCCGGATACTCCCGGTTCAGGCTCTATGATCGCGAGATCGGATCAGCCGTCACCTCGGTCGGGAGGGCGATCATCCAGCATACCCGGGATGTTATCGCCGGGATGGGATATCTCGTCCTCTACGGCGATACCGACTCCTGCTTTGTCCAGCTCCCGGAGAGCGATATGGCAACGACGGACAGGATCGCACGGGAGATTGAGGATGCCCTGAATATCAGTTTTGGATCCTTCTCCCGCGAGGTCCTCGGGGCAGAGACCCATTACTTCTCGATCAAGTTCGAGAAGGTGTACCGCCGGTTCTTCCAGGCAGGGAAGAAGAAACGGTATGCTGGCCATCTCGTCTGGAAGGAAGGGGCGGATGTCGATCAGATCGATATCGTCGGCTTTGAGATGCGGCGGTCAGACTCACCCCAGATCACAAAGATCGTCCAGAGGACGGTCATCGAGATGATCCTCCGTGGGGAGGGGTTCGATGCGGTGAAGGAGTATCTTGGAGAGGTGATCCGGCACTACCGGGCCGGGCGGTGTTCCCTTGAGGATGCCGGGATCCCCGGCGGCATCGGGAAGCATCTCGATGACTATGATACCAGGGATGCCCAGATCCGGGGTGCGATCTACTCAAATACCTACCTGAAGACCGATTTTAAGAAGGGGAGCAAGCCAAAGCGGGTCTATATCAGGAATGTGACGAGCACGTACCCAAAGACCGATGTCCTCTGTTTTGAATATGCAGACCAGGTCCCCCCCGAGTTTGTCATCGACTGGGAGACGATGCTTGAGAAGACGGTGAAGGGGCCGATATCCCGGATCCTTGAGGGGCTCGGCTGGGAGTGGTCGGATATCGATCCATCCAACACAACACTTGCGATGTTTGGGATCTCATAA
- a CDS encoding small multi-drug export protein yields the protein MERADEYEIIRVILPFILLLIYIAVSSLLLPPVLFVALLSIIITYILSPVGRWIIPMAIALGFPWWYAGLTIWLLDILGALFMAWNFGYLFSLPRLGPFVERVIQRIEDILGTHPWLERFTEAALLLYVTLPIQGAGALMGSVIGRFLGIDPWRVFLIIVIGSLAGSFGMALGSDALRLLLIGNIVLGIAIIIILAGIMIAGYLSLRAIRRRRL from the coding sequence GTGGAAAGAGCCGACGAATATGAGATCATCAGGGTGATCCTGCCGTTTATTCTTCTTCTCATCTATATAGCAGTCTCTTCCCTCCTCCTCCCCCCGGTCCTCTTCGTCGCGCTCCTCTCGATCATCATCACCTACATCCTCTCCCCGGTCGGCCGATGGATCATCCCGATGGCCATCGCCCTTGGATTTCCCTGGTGGTATGCAGGACTCACCATCTGGCTCCTTGACATCCTCGGCGCCCTCTTCATGGCATGGAACTTCGGATACCTCTTCTCCCTCCCCCGACTCGGCCCGTTTGTGGAGCGGGTCATCCAGCGGATCGAGGATATCCTCGGTACACACCCCTGGCTGGAACGATTCACCGAAGCCGCCCTCCTCCTCTATGTCACCCTCCCGATACAGGGCGCCGGGGCTTTGATGGGATCGGTGATCGGGAGGTTCCTTGGCATCGATCCCTGGCGGGTCTTTCTGATCATTGTCATCGGATCCCTGGCGGGCTCCTTTGGGATGGCACTCGGATCCGATGCCCTGCGGCTGCTCCTCATCGGCAATATCGTCCTTGGGATCGCCATCATCATAATTCTTGCAGGCATCATGATCGCCGGCTATCTCTCCCTCCGGGCGATCAGAAGAAGGAGATTATGA
- the speD gene encoding S-adenosylmethionine decarboxylase, with the protein MTQSIQITKEMTDIEIMNQFREENMWGLCTAIDLKNCNPDTIRDPQKIHQFVVEVCDLIEMKRFGEPLIVNFGANDRVAGYSLVQLIETSCISGHFANDTSSAYIDIFSCKEYPPQITAEFCKKFFGAEEIRTTVFFRSI; encoded by the coding sequence TTGACCCAGAGCATTCAGATAACAAAAGAGATGACCGACATCGAGATCATGAACCAGTTCAGAGAAGAGAATATGTGGGGCCTCTGCACTGCAATTGATCTGAAGAACTGCAACCCCGACACCATCCGCGACCCGCAGAAGATTCACCAGTTCGTTGTTGAAGTCTGCGACCTCATCGAGATGAAGCGTTTCGGTGAACCGTTAATCGTCAACTTCGGTGCAAATGACCGTGTCGCCGGATATTCACTTGTCCAGCTCATCGAGACCTCCTGCATCTCCGGCCACTTCGCCAATGATACCAGCAGTGCCTACATCGATATATTCAGCTGCAAAGAATATCCGCCGCAGATCACCGCCGAGTTCTGCAAAAAATTCTTCGGAGCAGAGGAGATCAGGACCACGGTCTTCTTCCGCTCCATCTAA